A window of Thunnus thynnus chromosome 17, fThuThy2.1, whole genome shotgun sequence contains these coding sequences:
- the LOC137168128 gene encoding ethanolamine-phosphate cytidylyltransferase-like isoform X1: MIKNGHHHHQVNTPAGKDAGTTPGAAACSPEKRRRRIRVWCDGCYDMVHYGHSNQLRQAKAMGDYLIVGVHTDSEIAKHKGPPVFTQEERYKMVRAIKWVDEVVEGAPYVTTLETLDKYNCDFCVHGDDITLTVDGKDTYEEVKKSGRYRECKRTQGVSTTDLVGRMLLMTKAHHSNIDSSDYQQHTDNFGKGSHGQKGHSPWTGVSQFLQTSQKIIQFASGQEPQPGDTIIYVAGAFDLFHIGHVDFLEAVHKLAEKPYIIVGLHFDQEVNRYKGKNYPIMNVHERTLSVLACRYVSEVVIGAPFAVTKDLLDHFKVDLVCHGKTEIYPDKDGSDPYAEPRRKGILRTVDSGNSLTTDAIVQRIIKNRLLFEARNQKKEAKEIAVIQAMKRQEEEKTKERAQAVL, from the exons atgatcaaaaatggACATCACCACCACCAAGTGAACACACCAGCGGGGAAAGACGCAGGGACGACCCCCGGCGCTGCAGCTTGCAGTCCCGAGAAGAGGAGGCGAAGAATCCGGGTGTGGTGCGATGGGTG cTATGACATGGTCCATTATGGTCATTCTAACCAGCTGCGACAGGCCAAGGCCATGGGAGATTACCTCATCGTTGGAGTACATACAGACA gTGAAATCGCAAAGCACAAGGGTCCGCCAGTCTTCACTCAGGAAGAAAGGTACAAGATGGTACGTGCCATAAAGTGGGTGGATGAAGTCGTAGAAGGAGCGCCTTACGTCACCACCCTCGAGACCCTCGACAAGTACAACTGTGACTTCTGTGTGCACGGAG ATGACATAACACTTACGGTGGACGGGAAGGACACATATGAAGAGGTGAAGAAGTCAGGACGCTACAG GGAGTGTAAGAGAACCCAGGGAGTTTCAACCACAGACCTGGTTGGCAGAATGTTGCTGATGACCAAAGCACACCACAGCAACATT GATAGTTCAGACTaccagcagcacacagacaacTTTGGAAA GGGGTCACATGGTCAGAAGGGCCACAGTCCCTGGACGGGGGTGTCTCAGTTCCTGCAGACTTCACAAAAGATCATCCAGTTTGCTTCAGGCCAGGAGCCTCAACCTGGAGACACCATCATCTATGTGGCAGGAGCCTTTGACCTCTTCC ACATTGGCCATGTGGACTTCCTGGAAGCAGTGCATAAGCTTGCGGAAAAGCCATACATTATAGTGGGGTTGCACTTTGATCAG GAGGTGAATCGTTATAAAGGGAAAAACTACCCCATCATGAATGTCCATGAGAGAACGCTCAGTGTCCTGGCTTGTCGA tatgttTCGGAAGTGGTGATCGGTGCACCCTTTGCTGTCACAAAAGATTTGCTGGATCATTTCAAG gTGGATCTTGTATGTCatggaaagacagaaatatacCCTGACAAGGATGGATCTGACCCTTACGCT GAGCCGAGGAGGAAAGGAATCCTGCGTACTGTTGACAGTGGGAACAGCCTCACTACAGATGCCATTGTGCAGAGGATAATCAAAAAcag GCTGCTATTTGAAGCAAGGAACCAGAAGAAAGAGGCCAAAGAGATTGCTGTGATCCAGGCCATGAAGCgacaagaggaggaaaagactaaagaaagaGCCCAAGCTGTGTTGTAG
- the LOC137168152 gene encoding neuropeptide B-like, giving the protein MEMPAKLMFPIVVISVLVACSPTEAWYKQVAGPSYYSVGRASGLLSGIRRSPYVRRAEPDTSNSVFSEITPQSFILKTMPVCIKDITPNLQSCELFQEIKGSFKCKADVFLSVDPSDCAGD; this is encoded by the exons ATGGAGATGCCTGCTAAACTCATGTTCCCCATCGTGGTGATATCCGTGCTGGTTGCTTGCAGTCCTACGGAGGCATGGTATAAGCAGGTGGCCGGTCCAAGCTACTATTCCGTGGGCAGGGCGTCCGGCTTGCTGTCCGGTATCCGGAGGTCACCGTACGTCAGGAGAGCCGAGCCAGACACGTCCAACAGCGTATTCTCTGAAATTACTCCTCAGAGTTTCATCCTGAAGACAATG CCTGTTTGCATCAAAGACATCACACCAAACCTGCAGAGCTGTGAACTCTTCCAGGAAATCAAGGGTTCATTTAAGTGCAAAGCAGACGTCTTCCTCTCTGTGGACCCCTCAGACTGTGCAGGAGACTGA
- the LOC137168128 gene encoding ethanolamine-phosphate cytidylyltransferase-like isoform X2 — MIKNGHHHHQVNTPAGKDAGTTPGAAACSPEKRRRRIRVWCDGCYDMVHYGHSNQLRQAKAMGDYLIVGVHTDSEIAKHKGPPVFTQEERYKMVRAIKWVDEVVEGAPYVTTLETLDKYNCDFCVHGDDITLTVDGKDTYEEVKKSGRYRECKRTQGVSTTDLVGRMLLMTKAHHSNIDSSDYQQHTDNFGKKGHSPWTGVSQFLQTSQKIIQFASGQEPQPGDTIIYVAGAFDLFHIGHVDFLEAVHKLAEKPYIIVGLHFDQEVNRYKGKNYPIMNVHERTLSVLACRYVSEVVIGAPFAVTKDLLDHFKVDLVCHGKTEIYPDKDGSDPYAEPRRKGILRTVDSGNSLTTDAIVQRIIKNRLLFEARNQKKEAKEIAVIQAMKRQEEEKTKERAQAVL, encoded by the exons atgatcaaaaatggACATCACCACCACCAAGTGAACACACCAGCGGGGAAAGACGCAGGGACGACCCCCGGCGCTGCAGCTTGCAGTCCCGAGAAGAGGAGGCGAAGAATCCGGGTGTGGTGCGATGGGTG cTATGACATGGTCCATTATGGTCATTCTAACCAGCTGCGACAGGCCAAGGCCATGGGAGATTACCTCATCGTTGGAGTACATACAGACA gTGAAATCGCAAAGCACAAGGGTCCGCCAGTCTTCACTCAGGAAGAAAGGTACAAGATGGTACGTGCCATAAAGTGGGTGGATGAAGTCGTAGAAGGAGCGCCTTACGTCACCACCCTCGAGACCCTCGACAAGTACAACTGTGACTTCTGTGTGCACGGAG ATGACATAACACTTACGGTGGACGGGAAGGACACATATGAAGAGGTGAAGAAGTCAGGACGCTACAG GGAGTGTAAGAGAACCCAGGGAGTTTCAACCACAGACCTGGTTGGCAGAATGTTGCTGATGACCAAAGCACACCACAGCAACATT GATAGTTCAGACTaccagcagcacacagacaacTTTGGAAAG AAGGGCCACAGTCCCTGGACGGGGGTGTCTCAGTTCCTGCAGACTTCACAAAAGATCATCCAGTTTGCTTCAGGCCAGGAGCCTCAACCTGGAGACACCATCATCTATGTGGCAGGAGCCTTTGACCTCTTCC ACATTGGCCATGTGGACTTCCTGGAAGCAGTGCATAAGCTTGCGGAAAAGCCATACATTATAGTGGGGTTGCACTTTGATCAG GAGGTGAATCGTTATAAAGGGAAAAACTACCCCATCATGAATGTCCATGAGAGAACGCTCAGTGTCCTGGCTTGTCGA tatgttTCGGAAGTGGTGATCGGTGCACCCTTTGCTGTCACAAAAGATTTGCTGGATCATTTCAAG gTGGATCTTGTATGTCatggaaagacagaaatatacCCTGACAAGGATGGATCTGACCCTTACGCT GAGCCGAGGAGGAAAGGAATCCTGCGTACTGTTGACAGTGGGAACAGCCTCACTACAGATGCCATTGTGCAGAGGATAATCAAAAAcag GCTGCTATTTGAAGCAAGGAACCAGAAGAAAGAGGCCAAAGAGATTGCTGTGATCCAGGCCATGAAGCgacaagaggaggaaaagactaaagaaagaGCCCAAGCTGTGTTGTAG
- the LOC137168151 gene encoding guanine nucleotide-binding protein G(o) subunit alpha-like yields the protein MFCCLNVLPAPLQVCMGMCLHQDITEEGKKAKLQSSKIEQDLCEHARTEMNVVKILMLGVAESGKSTLIKQIKIIHSHGFSKQELISFKPAVLDNVLTSMKFVLRGMGMLRINLANKKNKMHARSILSCSQCLGDDQELLPFVAHAFCALWADQGVRAAAARGYEFELNDSALYFFENMSRIIAPSYVPTEADVLRVRVRTCGIIETQFQVNDMIFRLYDVGGQRSERRKWLSCFDCIQAVLFVVALSSYDMSLIEDPSVNRLQESLELFTSICTNTVFKSTSLILFMNKTDLFREKILHSGRHLRFYLSSYEGPDGDVDAAAHFITAMFSACNSRPDHPVFHHFTTATDTTNIQVVFQMVIDQIIKENLAAVQLL from the exons ATGTTTTGTTGTCTAAATGTACTGCCAGCCCCACTGCAG GTCTGCATGGGAATGTGCCTCCACCAGGATATCACAGAGGAGGGTAAAAAGGCTAAACTGCAGAGCTCTAAAATAGAACAAGACCTTTGTGAACATGCCAGGACTGAGATGAATGTGGTGAAAATCCTCATGCTTG GAGTTGCAGAGAGTGGAAAGAGCACCCTGATCAAACAGATAAAGATAATCCACAGTCACGGCTTCTCCAAACAAGAGCTCATCAGTTTCAAG CCCGCAGTACTAGACAACGTTCTGACCTCTATGAAGTTTGTTCTTCGAGGAATGGGGATGCTGAGGATAAACCTTGctaacaagaagaacaag ATGCATGCCCGCTCCATCCTGTCCTGTAGCCAGTGTCTGGGGGACGACCAGGAGCTGCTTCCTTTTGTGGCTCACGCTTTCTGTGCACTTTGGGCGGACCAAGGAGTGCGAGCAGCTGCAGCCAGAGGTTACGAGTTTGAGCTGAATGACTCTGCACTCTA tTTCTTTGAGAATATGAGTCGAATCATCGCTCCCAGCTACGTCCCCACTGAGGCAGATGTtctgagagtgagagtgaggaCCTGCGGAATCATTGAGACACAGTTTCAAGTTAATGACATGATCTTTCG GTTGTACGATGTCGGGGGCCAGCGGAGTGAGAGGAGGAAGTGGCTCAGTTGTTTCGACTGTATCCAGGCAGTGTTATTTGTCGTGGCCCTCAGCAGCTATGATATGTCACTAATAGAAGACCCTTCAGTG AATCGGCTGCAGGAAAGTCTTGAACTTTTTACATCGATCTGCACCAACACAGTCTTCAAGAGCACCTCACTG ATCCTGTTCATGAACAAAACTGACCTTTTCCGGGAAAAGATCCTTCACTCTGGAAGACACTTGAGATTTTATCTTTCTAGTTATGAAG GTCCAGATGGTGATGTGGATGCTGCGGCCCACTTCATCACTGCCATGTTTTCAGCATGTAACAGCAGACCAGACCATCCCGTGTTCCACCACTTCACTACTGCCACAGACACCACCAACATACAGGTGGTCTTCCAAATGGTCATTGATCAGATTATCAAGGAGAACCTAGCAGCTGTCCAGCTGCTATAA
- the LOC137201420 gene encoding B-cell receptor CD22-like — MLIKHKNLTWTLMLLFLPDVLCNMLKVEYQQQHICAVKGLSAVIQCSFYHTDNLRIKRVQWGRVKNHGSIFDGKVINTSPRFQYIGDKHHNCSLKIRQVNHNDKGLYTIRFFTSNKKVWRPGKAGPTLKVVDLNILVTKSHGNETVMEGESVNLTCINSCDDINVSSAFTWFKNGEPIHEGPVLYLRNMSSTSSGNYTCSLKKHTGTTSRVLNIDVQYGPKNTSVSIRPSPEVDAGSNVTLICSSHANPPVENYTWFKIHDDDDDDIMTVGHEPLFFPGNGGQYLCSATNTHGSQNSSVVTLKMKVYWATATRDILIIAIVAVFLIVTTAVIRLNKKMTWAPTTDCEEDIQNTDYVNWLICYDNQQEANQCEGRTTELIYTSVYFKTNRESNMEQRFHSHNDDDEGVVYSTVCRNQQLNPTSITTNICNFLFLFSSLSTQKVQIKEKKNAIEN; from the exons ATGctcattaaacacaaaaacctGACATGGACACTAATGCTACTGTTTCTGCCTG ACGTTCTCTGCAACATGTTGAAAGTGGAATATcaacagcaacatatctgcGCAGTGAAAGGCTTGTCTGCTGTCATACAATGTTCATTTTACCACACTGACAACCTGAGAATAAAGAGAGTCCAGTGGGGTCGTGTAAAGAATCATGGTTCTATTTTTGACGGCAAGGTCATCAATACCTCCCCAAGATTTCAGTATATCGGTGACAAACATCACAATTGCTCCTTAAAAATACGGCAAGTGAACCATAATGACAAAGGATTATACACCATCAGATTTTTTACTAGCAATAAAAAGGTCTGGAGGCCTGGTAAAGCTGGCCCAACATTAAAGGTTGTTg atttaaatattttggtgaCAAAATCTCATGGAAATGAAACAGTGATGGAAGGCGAGTCTGTGAATCTGACCTGCATAAACAGCTGTGACGACATCAACGTTTCATCTGCTTTCACCTGGTTTAAGAATGGAGAACCCATACATGAAGGACCTGTGCTTTATTTGAGAAACATGTCTTCTACAAGCTCTGGAAACTACACTTGCTCGCTAAAGAAACACACAGGAACAACTTCAAGAGTCTTAAATATCGATGTTCAAT ATGGcccaaaaaacacatcagtgtctATCAGACCATCGCCAGAGGTAGACGCCGGTAGCAACGTCACCCTGATCTGCAGCAGCCATGCAAACCCCCCAGTGGAGAATTATACTTGGTTTAaaatacatgatgatgatgatgatgatattatGACTGTTGGCCATGAGCCTCTCTTCTTTCCTGGTAATGGTGGCCAGTATTTATGCAGCGCCACCAACACACATGGAAGTCAAAACTCCTCTGTTGTGACGTTAAAGATGAAAG TATATTGGGCAACAGCTACCAGAGACATACTTATCATTGCtattgttgctgtgtttctcaTTGTGACCACTGCTGTCATAAG GCTCAACAAAAAAATGACGTGGGCACCAACGACCGACTGTGAGGAGGACATACAG AATACAGACTACGTCAACTGGCTCATTTGTTACGATAACCAACAGGAGGCAAATCAGTGTGAAGGCAGAACAACAGAACTCATCTATACTTCTGTTTACTTCAAAACCAACAGAGAATCAAACAT GGAGCAGCGGTTTCACTCCCATAATGACGATGATGAAGGTGTGGTTTACAGCACAGTGTGCAG gaACCAACAGTTGAACCCTACAAGTATCACaacaaacatttgtaatttcttgtttttattttcttctctgtcaACACAGAAGgtacaaataaaagaaaagaaaaatgcaataGAAAATTAA